A part of Lagopus muta isolate bLagMut1 chromosome 26, bLagMut1 primary, whole genome shotgun sequence genomic DNA contains:
- the TBXA2R gene encoding thromboxane A2 receptor: MEGGDTEPPNMSLASQPHTCFGVVNLSLSLNVTQPKAIASPWFSTAFGLIGLCSNLFALYVLLSSSRQLSSRSRSSFLVFLCGLVVTDFMGLLVTAAVIIPYHFTKFNWTQVDPGCHLCNFLGFSMVFFGQCPLLLGATMAGERFVGINRPFSRSTSVSKRRAWAIVATVWGFSCALGLLPVLGLGRYTLQYPGSWCFLTLLPDAGNVVFCLLFALLGVCSVLLSFVFNTVSVVTLCRVYHDRESVQRRRDSEVEMMVQLVGIMVIATICWMPLLIFIIQTSLQQLRTGDPLHVLPGQTQQLLLIYIRMVTWNQILDPWVYILFRRAVLQRLHPGLRTRPSLLSLYPVLNPSLRRKLTQEGRLQ; the protein is encoded by the exons ATGGAGGGGGGGGACACAGAGCCCCCCAACATGAGCCTGGCCAGCCAACCACACACCTGCTTTGGGGTGGTGAACCTCAGCCTCAGCCTCAATGTGACGCAGCCCAAAGCCATCGCCTCGCCGTGGTTCTCCACCGCCTTCGGCCTCATCGGGCTCTGCTCCAACCTCTTTGCTCTCTatgtgctgctcagctcctcccGTCAGCTCAGCAGCCGCTCGCGCTCCTCCTTCCTCGTCTTCCTCTGCGGCTTGGTGGTGACAGACTTCATGGGGCTGCTGGTGACCGCCGCTGTCATCATCCCGTACCACTTCACCAAGTTCAACTGGACCCAGGTGGACCCCGGCTGCCACCTCTGCAACTTCCTCGGCTTCTCCATGGTGTTCTTTGGGCAGTGCCCGCTGCTCCTGGGCGCCACCATGGCCGGCGAGAGGTTCGTGGGCATCAACCGGCCCTTCTCACGCTCCACCTCCGTCTCCAAGCGCCGCGCGTGGGCCATCGTGGCCACGGTGTGGGGCTTCTCCTGcgccctggggctgctgccggTGCTGGGCTTGGGGCGCTACACCCTGCAGTACCCCGGCTCCTGGTGcttcctcaccctgctgcccGATGCCGGCAACGTCGTCTTCTGCCTTCTCTTCGCCCTGCTGGGCGTCTGCTCCGTGCTGCTCTCCTTCGTCTTCAACACGGTCAGTGTGGTCACCTTGTGCCGCGTTTACCACGACCGCGAGTCGGTGCAGCGGCGGCGTGACAGCGAAGTGGAGATGATGGTGCAGCTGGTGGGCATCATGGTCATCGCCACCATCTGCTGGATGCCGCTGCTG ATCTTCATCATCCAGACCTCCCTCCAGCAGCTACGGACGGGTGACCCCCTCCACGTGCTGCCGGGACAGacgcagcagctgctgctcatctACATCCGTATGGTCACCTGGAATCAGATCCTGGACCCCTGGGTGTACATCCTGTTCCGCCGCGCGGTGCTGCAGCGCCTGCACCCGGGGCTGCGCACGCGgccctccctgctctcccttTACCCCGTCCTCAACCCCTCCCTGCGCCGCAAACTCACCCAGGAGGGGCGGCTGCAGTAG